Below is a genomic region from Rhodohalobacter sp. 614A.
TTGTTGATCACCTTGCAAATTCCCATCGGCGTATTGTAGCTGCCGGGAGTTGTGCAGACGCTCATTCGCTCGTTCATGAAAGCATCAATCACAAACTTCGTACTTGTTTTTCCGTAACTGCCGGTAATCGCGATCACCTTGAGATGCGGCAAAGAAGCTAATTTTTTTCGCGCCTGTTTCTTGAATCCATTTTGGATGTAAAGCTCAACCGGTTTCAGAACCCATGCAAAAATCCACACGAAAGCCGGGATCAGCATATCCACCAATACCATTCCAAAACTCATGAAATAGGGTTCGATTTCCACAAATGGCTCAGCGAAATCGCGAAGTCTTAGCACCAGGTGTCCCCAATCAATCAAAACAAACCAGATAAAAAAGAGAGCAACCGCAATCGTGATTCCAAGCCTCAGCATACGTGGCGTGTAAACCAACGGCTTTTTCTCTTTTTCCTCGCGGTATCGCGATGTTCCGGCAAACCAAAAAATGGCAAAAGTTCCCATGATGATCGCGCCTGATGTGAGCGTAATTCGGTCGGCCAGCAGATACACCATCACTAAAATGAGAATATTAAAAAACAGGTGCTCTGTTGTAACTCCCCTGGAAAACAGATGGACTGAAAACCATTGCCGGAATTCGTTGGTTTTGTATCCAACCTGCTGAAACATATGCAGCATAAATCGGAGTCGATAAAGAGAATGGCGCATGAAAACAGCTATCATCAAAAAAATAAAGCCGTTTGTAAGTATTGTATAAAATTCCAAATTGAGTAATTCTTCTAATTATAGATTCTCTCGCAGGTCGAATAAGTTCAATCAAACCTTTATATTAGCGATGCTTGAGAACAATTAAAAAATTCAGCAGTAAGATATAAAACATCCTTGTAAAGATGTTTCGTTATCATACGTAAAACTTTCGGAAAGATTCTTCAGAGAGCAACTTTCCTGTAAACCAAAAAATATTATCTAACGCATGAAATTGATTATCCCCATGGCCGGCAGAGGAACCAGAGTTCGGCCTCATTCGCATACTACACCAAAACCTCTTTTGCCTGTAGCGGGAACCATGATTATTGAACGAATTGTAGAAACGTTTGCCCGCACGCTGGATCGAACCATTGATGAAATCGTCTACATTCTTGGACCCGATTTTGGAAAAGAAATTAAAGATACGCTCAAAGCTATGAGTGACCGGCATAACGCAAAAGCACACTTCCGTGTTCAGGAAGAAGCGCTGGGTACAGCCCATGCCGTTTATTGCGCCAAAGAAGATTTGGATGGCGAAGTCATCATCGTTTTTGCGGATACTCTTTTTGATTCATACGACAAAGTTTCTGTGGAAGAAGCTGACAGCGTCATATGGCTGAAGGAAGTGAAAGACCCTTCCCGTTTTGGCGTGGCTGTTCATGAAGGGGAAAAGATTACTGATTTTGTGGAGAAGCCAAGTGAACCAATTTCAAACCTCGCGATTATCGGCGTGTATTATTTCAAGGAAGGAAAGGACCTCCAAAAAGAAATCCAATACCTGCTGGACCATAAAGTGACCGGCCACGGAGATGAATACCAGCTTACGGATGCGTTAGACAGGCTTTTAAAAGACGGTAAAGTTTTCAAGAAAGCGACGGTTGATGAATGGCTGGACTGCGGAACCCTTC
It encodes:
- a CDS encoding sugar phosphate nucleotidyltransferase — protein: MKLIIPMAGRGTRVRPHSHTTPKPLLPVAGTMIIERIVETFARTLDRTIDEIVYILGPDFGKEIKDTLKAMSDRHNAKAHFRVQEEALGTAHAVYCAKEDLDGEVIIVFADTLFDSYDKVSVEEADSVIWLKEVKDPSRFGVAVHEGEKITDFVEKPSEPISNLAIIGVYYFKEGKDLQKEIQYLLDHKVTGHGDEYQLTDALDRLLKDGKVFKKATVDEWLDCGTLPAWLNTTGQILKKEKHEYDSYEDTVIHPPVFIGDGVTITGSEIGPNVSIEAGTKIQNSSIKNSIIQKEAVLEGCDLNHSTIGKNTKVLRAKGKIHIGDHSVIQEG